Part of the Sinomonas atrocyanea genome is shown below.
GACGTCGCAGTCGAGGACGATCGTGTTCTCCCCGAGCGCCTTCGTGTCGATGATCGAGCGCAGCGAGCGTCCGATCAGCCGGGAGATCTCGTGCGTGCGGCCGCCGATGCGGCCCTTGACCGACTCGCGGTCCGAGCGGGTGTTCGTGGCCCGCGGGAGCATCGCGTACTCGGCCGTGACCCAGCCCCGGCCCTCGCCCTTGAGCCAGCGCGGCACTCCCTCGGTGAACGAGGCGGTGCACAGCACGCGCGTGTTGCCGAACTCGATGAGCGCCGAGCCCTCGGCCTGCTTCGACCAGCCGCGGGTGATGGAGATGGGCCGGAGCTGGTCGGGCGTGCGGCCGTCGGCGCGCGCGACGAGGGGACTTCCAGGGGTGCTTGGGGTCATGGGACCAGCTTATAGACTCGCCGCATGGTCACCGAAGTCCCCACCGTCGCCCTGCCCAACGGGACCGAGGTACCCGTGCTCGGACAGGGCACGTGGTACCTCGGGGACACCCCCTCGGCCAGGGCAGAGGAGGTCCGCGCCCTCCGCACCGGGATCGACGCCGGGCTGACGCTCATCGACACGGCGGAGATGTACGGCGACGGGCGGTCCGAGGATCTCGTCGGGGAGGCCATCGCCGGGCGGCGCGACGAGGTGTTCCTCGTGAGCAAGGTGCTGCCGTGGAACGCG
Proteins encoded:
- the rph gene encoding ribonuclease PH, producing the protein MTPSTPGSPLVARADGRTPDQLRPISITRGWSKQAEGSALIEFGNTRVLCTASFTEGVPRWLKGEGRGWVTAEYAMLPRATNTRSDRESVKGRIGGRTHEISRLIGRSLRSIIDTKALGENTIVLDCDVLQADGGTRTAAITGAFVALAEAVRWAKEQGLVERGAEPLVDTVSAVSVGIIDGTPMLDLPYVEDVRAETDMNVVVTGSGKFVEVQGTAEGAPFDRDDLNSLLDLALLGTAQLADIQRETLAEALR